The following are encoded together in the Streptomyces flavofungini genome:
- a CDS encoding FHA domain-containing protein yields the protein MPTCPNGHQSGSDDWCEVCGHRMAGAVPPPPPPPPPAAGYGQQPQGPGQPGGPGQPGGPGGPGQPGRAHLSAVPDLGPEPELCPQCRTPREANAPFCEECRWNFLTGTATSYTPAAPNPPLPHSGTGRPGGPGGPGGPGRPGGPDGPGGPGAPGMPGPGGPGQPGGPGAGGPGGPGFGGRGPGAGGPGSGPGGYGYPPQGPGQSGGPGGPGGPGQPGGPGAGGPGSGPGGYGYPPQGPGQSGGPSGPGGPGQPGGPGQPGGPGAGGPNGPGGYGYPHQGPSRPGGPNGPSGPGGPGGPGGPGGYDGPGGPGPSGPGGPGGPGAPGAPNASQQFQQGPPPPPPGPGGPGGGPGAPSAPGGPGGPGGPNGPGTTSPTGQQSPGPGQDPFGYQGSRPSQVNRPAEPIPPFGNGGGNGGAPGGPGTGPGPDGPGGPDGPDGPGAPQAFQRQGPPAPPAFPQETGTPQGPPPPPGQGGPGGPGGPGGPGAPSFGGGGDDWVLSPPSTSAPGQGHPGGPGGPGAPGGPGAPAQQPPQGYPGQAGPPQPTGPGSWTATIGPDRDYFMAMMQRSGPEAAGLNLPAYSPEQQRPLVGNQITIGRRRHSTGDTPDIDLSVPPEDPGVSHQHAVLVQQPDGGWAVVDQNSTNGTTVNNGEEPIQPFVPIPLQDGDQVHVGAWTTITVRRD from the coding sequence ATGCCGACCTGCCCGAACGGACACCAGTCGGGTTCCGACGACTGGTGCGAGGTCTGCGGTCACCGCATGGCCGGTGCCGTACCACCGCCGCCTCCGCCACCGCCCCCGGCCGCGGGCTACGGCCAGCAGCCGCAGGGTCCCGGCCAGCCCGGCGGCCCCGGTCAGCCCGGCGGCCCGGGCGGCCCCGGCCAGCCCGGCCGTGCGCACCTTTCCGCGGTGCCGGACCTCGGCCCCGAGCCCGAGCTCTGCCCGCAGTGCCGCACGCCCCGCGAGGCCAACGCGCCCTTCTGCGAGGAGTGCCGGTGGAACTTCCTGACGGGTACGGCGACGTCGTACACGCCTGCCGCGCCCAATCCGCCGCTGCCCCATAGCGGGACGGGGCGGCCCGGTGGTCCGGGCGGGCCCGGTGGGCCTGGTAGGCCCGGTGGTCCGGACGGGCCCGGTGGGCCCGGTGCTCCGGGGATGCCTGGGCCGGGTGGTCCTGGTCAGCCTGGTGGGCCCGGTGCCGGTGGACCTGGTGGTCCTGGCTTTGGTGGGCGTGGGCCCGGTGCCGGTGGCCCTGGTTCCGGTCCTGGTGGGTACGGGTACCCGCCTCAGGGGCCCGGTCAGTCTGGTGGGCCCGGCGGCCCTGGTGGTCCCGGTCAGCCCGGCGGGCCCGGTGCCGGTGGTCCCGGTTCCGGTCCTGGTGGGTACGGGTACCCGCCTCAGGGGCCTGGCCAGTCTGGTGGGCCCAGTGGTCCCGGCGGTCCCGGTCAGCCCGGTGGCCCTGGTCAGCCCGGCGGTCCGGGTGCCGGTGGCCCCAACGGGCCCGGTGGGTACGGCTACCCGCATCAGGGTCCCAGCCGGCCCGGTGGTCCCAACGGCCCGAGCGGTCCCGGTGGCCCTGGTGGCCCTGGTGGCCCTGGTGGGTACGACGGCCCCGGTGGGCCTGGCCCGAGCGGTCCCGGCGGTCCCGGTGGCCCGGGTGCTCCTGGCGCCCCCAACGCTTCCCAGCAGTTCCAGCAGGGTCCTCCCCCGCCCCCGCCGGGCCCCGGTGGCCCGGGCGGCGGTCCCGGTGCTCCCAGTGCTCCCGGCGGCCCGGGCGGCCCCGGTGGTCCCAACGGCCCCGGCACCACCTCCCCGACCGGCCAGCAGTCCCCCGGCCCCGGCCAGGACCCGTTCGGCTACCAGGGCTCGCGGCCCTCGCAGGTGAACCGTCCCGCCGAGCCGATCCCGCCGTTCGGCAACGGCGGCGGCAACGGCGGCGCTCCCGGCGGCCCGGGCACCGGGCCTGGACCAGACGGACCGGGCGGACCGGACGGACCGGACGGACCGGGCGCCCCGCAGGCGTTCCAGCGGCAGGGTCCCCCCGCCCCGCCCGCGTTCCCCCAGGAGACGGGCACCCCGCAGGGCCCGCCGCCCCCGCCCGGCCAGGGCGGTCCTGGTGGACCCGGCGGACCGGGCGGCCCCGGCGCGCCCTCCTTCGGCGGCGGCGGAGACGACTGGGTCCTCTCCCCGCCCTCGACCTCGGCGCCCGGCCAGGGGCACCCCGGCGGCCCGGGCGGTCCCGGAGCTCCGGGCGGCCCCGGCGCCCCGGCCCAGCAGCCCCCGCAGGGCTACCCGGGCCAGGCCGGTCCGCCCCAGCCGACCGGCCCCGGGTCCTGGACCGCGACCATCGGCCCCGACCGTGACTACTTCATGGCGATGATGCAGCGCAGCGGCCCCGAGGCCGCGGGCCTGAACCTGCCCGCGTACTCCCCGGAGCAGCAGCGTCCGCTGGTCGGCAACCAGATCACGATCGGCCGCCGCCGCCACTCCACCGGCGACACCCCCGACATCGACCTGTCGGTGCCGCCGGAGGACCCGGGCGTATCGCACCAGCACGCGGTCCTGGTCCAGCAGCCGGACGGCGGCTGGGCGGTCGTCGACCAGAACTCGACCAACGGCACCACGGTCAACAACGGCGAGGAGCCCATCCAGCCCTTCGTCCCGATCCCGCTCCAGGACGGCGACCAGGTGCATGTCGGCGCCTGGACGACGATCACCGTCCGCCGGGACTGA
- a CDS encoding vWA domain-containing protein → MANFSKSNVPQFTVDVYQNEYLPEGGREVSAIATVTSTGGGTIGSAVGAPHLYAVGDGPDAAVAIMVDCSGSMDYPPTKMRGARDATAAAIDALRDGVHFAVIGGTHVATEVYPGGGRLAVAGPQTRTQAKEALRKLSAGGGTAIGTWLRLADRLLASADVSIRHGILLTDGRNEHESAEDLRASLDACAGRYTCDARGVGTDWEVKEVTGIASALLGTADIVADPAGLAADFTQMMESAMGKEVADVSLRLWTPMGVEIMFVKQVAPTVEELTDRRTEAGPRAGDYPTGSWGDESRDYHICVRVPGAELGQEMLAARVSLVVPAADGTVQTLSQGLVRAVWTDDMAASTSINPQVAHYTGQAELAQVIQQGLDARKSGDYDGATAKLGRAVQLASASGNADTAKLLSKVVDVVDAATGTVRLKARVAEADEMTLETRSTKTVRVKK, encoded by the coding sequence ATGGCCAATTTCTCCAAGTCGAACGTCCCGCAGTTCACCGTCGACGTCTACCAGAACGAGTACCTGCCCGAGGGCGGCCGCGAAGTCAGCGCGATCGCCACGGTCACCTCGACGGGCGGCGGAACCATCGGCTCCGCGGTCGGCGCGCCCCATCTGTACGCGGTGGGGGACGGCCCCGACGCGGCGGTCGCGATCATGGTCGACTGTTCGGGCTCCATGGACTACCCACCGACGAAGATGCGCGGCGCCCGCGACGCCACCGCCGCCGCGATCGACGCCCTGCGCGACGGCGTGCACTTCGCGGTCATCGGCGGCACCCACGTCGCCACGGAGGTCTACCCCGGCGGCGGCCGCCTCGCCGTCGCGGGCCCGCAGACCCGCACCCAGGCCAAGGAGGCCCTGCGCAAGCTCAGCGCGGGCGGCGGCACCGCCATCGGCACCTGGCTGCGCCTCGCCGACCGCCTCCTCGCCTCCGCCGACGTCTCCATCAGACACGGCATCCTGCTCACCGACGGCCGCAACGAACACGAGTCGGCGGAGGACCTGCGCGCCTCCCTCGACGCCTGCGCGGGCCGGTACACCTGCGACGCGCGCGGCGTCGGCACCGACTGGGAAGTGAAAGAGGTCACAGGAATCGCCTCGGCGCTGCTCGGCACCGCCGACATCGTGGCCGACCCCGCGGGCCTCGCCGCCGACTTCACGCAGATGATGGAGTCGGCGATGGGCAAGGAGGTCGCCGACGTCAGCCTGCGCCTGTGGACGCCCATGGGCGTGGAGATCATGTTCGTGAAGCAAGTGGCACCCACGGTCGAGGAGTTGACCGACCGCCGCACCGAGGCGGGACCCCGTGCGGGTGACTACCCCACCGGCTCCTGGGGCGACGAGTCCCGCGACTACCACATCTGTGTACGGGTTCCCGGCGCCGAGCTGGGCCAGGAGATGCTCGCGGCCCGCGTCTCGCTCGTCGTCCCGGCGGCCGACGGCACCGTGCAGACCCTGTCCCAGGGCCTCGTGCGGGCCGTCTGGACGGACGACATGGCGGCGTCCACGTCCATCAATCCGCAGGTCGCGCACTACACGGGCCAGGCGGAACTGGCTCAGGTCATCCAGCAGGGCCTCGACGCCCGCAAATCGGGCGATTACGACGGAGCAACGGCCAAACTGGGCCGGGCCGTTCAGCTCGCGAGCGCGTCCGGCAACGCGGACACCGCCAAGCTCCTTTCCAAGGTGGTGGACGTGGTCGACGCCGCGACAGGTACTGTTCGATTGAAGGCGCGGGTCGCCGAGGCGGACGAGATGACACTCGAGACGCGCTCGACGAAGACGGTCCGCGTGAAGAAGTAG
- a CDS encoding PP2C family serine/threonine-protein phosphatase, translated as MAQMHQPAALSTCPSCEEPLDTGDLFCGACGYDLSAVPAPPEDRPTLAINGLPPLPGSAPQGAPGSGSGPAPGASDTAAAGRAPGSGQWPVAPEVDSSDTPVPTHRSSDLPGTDSSGAELGDSGGAGVPGASSATGPGAPGRPAATAAEPDGYPLAAPTPGAAPAADPRTGTPTPDQSASPAPQAPSAPPAPQAPAPVAPTPSAGTKLCVACRSGHVAPDGYCENCGHAQPRERDHMEQELDAVAAVSDRGLRHHRNEDAFAISAAALPDGSPAVIAVVCDGVSSATRPDEASMAASRAADATLRAALPRGAHPQQAMHEAILAAAEAVNALADEPTGAREHSPHQNAPACTLVGAVVAGGLLVIGWVGDSRVYWVPVDRSGPAARLTEDDSWAAQMVAAGLMNEAEAYADERAHAITGWLGADAYELEPHTASFKPDRPGVVVVCTDGLWNYAEAAEEMARAVPLDAARRPLHSAQVLVGHALDGGGHDNVTVAVLPFPAPPQGAGSA; from the coding sequence ATGGCGCAAATGCACCAACCGGCGGCCTTGTCCACGTGTCCGAGCTGCGAGGAGCCCCTGGATACGGGCGACTTGTTCTGCGGCGCGTGCGGCTACGACCTCTCGGCGGTCCCGGCGCCGCCGGAGGACCGGCCCACGCTCGCGATCAACGGCCTGCCGCCGCTGCCGGGCTCCGCGCCTCAGGGCGCGCCGGGCTCCGGTTCCGGCCCGGCTCCCGGCGCCTCCGACACGGCGGCCGCGGGACGTGCTCCCGGCTCCGGCCAATGGCCCGTGGCCCCTGAGGTCGACAGCTCCGACACCCCGGTCCCGACGCACCGCTCCTCCGACCTGCCCGGCACGGACTCCTCCGGCGCCGAGCTCGGGGACTCCGGCGGTGCGGGCGTTCCTGGCGCCTCCTCGGCCACCGGGCCCGGGGCCCCCGGCCGACCGGCCGCCACGGCCGCCGAGCCCGACGGCTACCCCCTCGCGGCCCCCACGCCCGGCGCCGCCCCGGCCGCCGACCCGCGCACCGGCACGCCCACGCCCGACCAGTCGGCTTCTCCGGCGCCCCAGGCCCCTTCCGCCCCTCCGGCGCCCCAGGCCCCGGCACCCGTCGCCCCCACCCCGTCCGCAGGAACCAAACTGTGTGTCGCCTGCCGCTCCGGGCACGTCGCCCCCGACGGCTACTGCGAGAACTGCGGGCACGCCCAGCCGCGCGAGCGCGACCACATGGAGCAGGAGCTCGACGCGGTCGCCGCCGTCAGCGACCGGGGCCTGCGCCACCACCGCAACGAGGACGCGTTCGCGATCTCCGCGGCGGCGCTGCCCGACGGCTCGCCCGCCGTCATCGCCGTCGTCTGCGACGGCGTCTCCTCGGCGACCCGCCCCGACGAGGCCTCCATGGCCGCCTCCCGCGCCGCCGACGCCACCCTCCGGGCCGCCCTGCCGCGCGGCGCCCACCCGCAGCAGGCCATGCACGAGGCGATCCTCGCCGCCGCCGAGGCCGTGAACGCCCTCGCCGACGAACCCACCGGCGCCCGCGAGCACAGCCCGCACCAGAACGCGCCCGCCTGCACCCTCGTCGGCGCCGTCGTCGCGGGCGGCCTGCTCGTCATCGGCTGGGTCGGCGACAGCCGGGTCTACTGGGTGCCGGTCGACCGCTCGGGCCCCGCCGCCCGCCTCACCGAGGACGACTCCTGGGCCGCCCAGATGGTCGCCGCGGGCCTGATGAACGAGGCCGAGGCGTACGCGGACGAGCGCGCGCACGCCATCACGGGCTGGCTCGGCGCCGACGCGTACGAACTGGAGCCGCACACCGCTTCCTTCAAGCCGGACCGCCCGGGTGTAGTGGTGGTGTGCACGGACGGCCTGTGGAACTACGCGGAGGCAGCCGAGGAGATGGCCCGCGCCGTCCCCCTCGACGCCGCCCGAAGGCCGTTGCACAGCGCCCAGGTCCTCGTCGGCCACGCGCTCGACGGCGGGGGCCACGACAACGTAACAGTGGCGGTCCTGCCGTTCCCCGCCCCTCCGCAGGGGGCAGGATCGGCCTAG
- a CDS encoding serine/threonine-protein kinase codes for MSEENGGQQPCQRPKCTGSYEDVGGGELYCDTCGLAPVVSASGMVGSPATGITVGGRSGRGSRASSSVGSRGTRGSTRSSRSSSSRRSVSGRLSRATSSGTSARSVSVRSSGSSTASSARSRLGVGLVSVPQVPRPDPRGAVQQNPEVPERKRFCSRSDCGAPVGRARGERPGRTEGFCTKCGHPYSFVPKLNEGDIVHGQYEVVGCLAHGGLGWVYLAVDRAVSDRWVVLKGLLDTGDQDAMAAAISERRFLAEIEHANIVRIYNFVEHLDQRTGSMDGYIVMEYVGGKSLKEIANSRRTPTGKRDPLPVEQACAYGIEALEALGHLHSRNLLYCDFKVDNAIQTEDQLKLIDMGAVRRMDDDESAIYGTVGYQAPEVAEVGPSVASDLYTVARTLAVLTFDFQGYTNVFVDSLPDPDNIEVFRTYESFYRLLVRATDPDPARRFGSAQEMAEQLTGVLREVVAVQSGRPRPALSTLFGPEVKVTDTELFAEPAGEVSVLGARGPAGRASGGAGDDGSLGGGVAGALGLEAFGEAGDGGAGANASAGAGTGEGTASASLVRALDAPATSLALPVPRVDPGDANAGFLAGLVDSSGAELIAALGAAPATSTELRLRELRALLTLGDSVAAGKALESLEIDHPDDWRVIWYRGVASLTNGDHEIAALSFDAVYDAFPGEPAPKLALGVCAEVLGQLDNAAEYYRLVWATDPSYVSAAFGLARVQLATGDRSGAVRTLESVPESSIHYTAARVAAVRARLRRRMTFDTAAGPGARFLDDLTAAAGQVEALAGFGLDAVRRERLSTEVLGTALDWVLSGSHHSGTAPAPSGPSATASDGRAGTVLLGSELDERGLRFGLERSYRTLARLAQGGEERIELVERANRFRPRTWV; via the coding sequence ATGAGCGAGGAGAACGGCGGGCAGCAGCCGTGCCAGCGGCCCAAGTGCACGGGTTCGTACGAGGACGTGGGCGGCGGCGAGCTGTACTGCGACACATGCGGCCTCGCCCCGGTCGTGTCGGCGAGCGGCATGGTGGGCTCCCCGGCCACAGGCATCACGGTCGGCGGGCGCAGCGGGCGGGGCTCGCGGGCCTCCTCCAGCGTCGGCTCGCGCGGCACCCGCGGCAGCACGCGCTCCTCCCGGTCGTCCTCCTCGCGCCGCTCGGTCTCGGGCCGGCTCTCGCGCGCCACGTCGAGCGGTACGTCGGCGCGGTCGGTGTCGGTGCGCAGCTCCGGCTCGTCGACGGCGTCCTCCGCCCGCAGCAGGCTCGGCGTCGGCCTGGTCTCGGTGCCGCAGGTGCCGCGCCCCGACCCGCGCGGCGCGGTGCAGCAGAACCCCGAGGTGCCCGAGAGGAAGCGGTTCTGCTCGCGTTCCGACTGCGGCGCGCCGGTGGGCCGCGCCCGCGGGGAGCGCCCCGGGCGCACGGAGGGCTTCTGCACCAAGTGCGGCCACCCGTACTCGTTCGTGCCGAAGCTGAACGAGGGCGACATCGTGCACGGCCAGTACGAGGTCGTGGGGTGTCTCGCGCACGGCGGCCTCGGCTGGGTGTATCTCGCCGTGGACCGCGCGGTGTCCGACCGCTGGGTGGTCCTCAAGGGCCTGCTCGACACCGGTGACCAGGACGCGATGGCCGCGGCGATCTCCGAGCGCCGCTTCCTCGCCGAGATCGAGCACGCCAACATCGTGCGGATCTACAACTTCGTCGAGCACCTGGACCAGCGCACCGGCTCCATGGACGGCTACATCGTCATGGAGTACGTCGGCGGCAAGTCCCTCAAGGAGATCGCCAACAGCCGCCGCACGCCCACCGGCAAGCGCGATCCGCTGCCGGTGGAGCAGGCCTGCGCGTACGGCATCGAGGCCCTGGAGGCGCTCGGCCACCTGCACAGCCGCAACCTGCTGTACTGCGACTTCAAGGTCGACAACGCCATCCAGACCGAGGACCAGCTCAAGCTCATCGACATGGGCGCGGTCCGCCGCATGGACGACGACGAGTCGGCGATCTACGGCACCGTGGGCTACCAGGCCCCGGAGGTCGCGGAGGTCGGCCCCTCGGTGGCGTCCGACCTGTACACGGTCGCGCGCACGCTGGCCGTGCTCACCTTCGACTTCCAGGGCTACACGAACGTCTTCGTGGACTCGCTGCCCGACCCGGACAACATCGAGGTCTTCCGGACGTACGAGTCGTTCTACCGGCTGCTCGTGCGGGCCACCGACCCCGACCCGGCGCGCCGCTTCGGCTCCGCCCAGGAGATGGCCGAGCAGCTGACCGGCGTGCTGCGGGAGGTCGTGGCGGTGCAGAGCGGGCGGCCCCGGCCCGCGCTCTCCACGCTGTTCGGGCCCGAAGTGAAGGTCACGGACACGGAGTTGTTCGCGGAGCCGGCCGGGGAGGTGTCGGTGCTCGGGGCCCGGGGGCCTGCGGGGCGGGCCTCCGGTGGCGCCGGGGACGACGGGAGCCTCGGGGGTGGGGTCGCCGGCGCGCTGGGGCTGGAGGCGTTCGGGGAGGCCGGCGATGGTGGCGCCGGGGCGAACGCGAGCGCAGGTGCGGGCACCGGGGAAGGCACCGCGTCCGCCTCGCTGGTGCGTGCCCTTGACGCCCCCGCGACGTCGCTCGCCCTGCCCGTGCCCCGGGTCGACCCCGGCGACGCCAACGCCGGTTTCCTCGCCGGGCTCGTGGACTCGTCGGGCGCCGAGCTGATCGCCGCGCTCGGGGCCGCCCCGGCGACCTCCACCGAGCTGCGGCTGCGCGAGCTGCGGGCGCTGCTCACCCTGGGCGACTCCGTCGCCGCCGGCAAGGCCCTGGAGTCCCTGGAGATCGACCACCCGGACGACTGGCGGGTGATCTGGTACCGCGGGGTCGCCTCGCTCACCAACGGCGACCACGAGATCGCCGCGCTCTCCTTCGACGCGGTGTACGACGCGTTCCCGGGCGAGCCCGCGCCCAAGCTCGCCCTCGGCGTCTGCGCGGAGGTGCTCGGCCAGCTCGACAACGCCGCCGAGTACTACCGCCTGGTGTGGGCGACCGACCCGAGCTACGTCAGCGCCGCCTTCGGGCTCGCCCGGGTGCAGCTCGCCACGGGCGACCGGAGCGGCGCGGTGCGTACGCTGGAGTCCGTGCCGGAGTCGTCCATCCACTACACGGCGGCCCGCGTCGCCGCGGTGCGGGCGCGGCTGCGGCGGCGTATGACGTTCGACACGGCGGCCGGGCCCGGAGCCCGGTTCCTGGACGACCTGACGGCCGCCGCCGGGCAGGTCGAGGCACTCGCGGGCTTCGGCCTCGACGCGGTGCGCAGAGAGCGCCTCTCGACGGAAGTCCTCGGCACGGCGCTCGACTGGGTACTCTCCGGTAGCCACCACTCCGGTACCGCCCCGGCGCCCTCAGGGCCCTCGGCGACCGCGAGCGACGGGCGTGCGGGAACCGTACTGCTCGGCAGCGAGTTGGACGAGCGGGGCCTCCGGTTCGGTCTGGAACGTTCGTACCGAACCCTGGCCCGGCTCGCACAGGGTGGCGAGGAAAGGATCGAACTGGTGGAGCGGGCCAACCGTTTCCGCCCCCGGACGTGGGTGTGA
- a CDS encoding glutamate ABC transporter substrate-binding protein, whose protein sequence is MRTRPGEKEQHVAAATRYARRPRRGLAVLRGWGGVASMALACLLAIALVLALPQLRGGNGAGSGGGSADADRLTQAAPARADECEAPERSLRPDTKDGPTLEKIKQRKVKKLVVGVDQNSYRWGYRDPNKGVGKLEGFDIDLAHEIAERLLGDRDAVVFRAIPTNQRVPAIQSGQVDMIVRTMTINCDRIKDVAFSTAYFETGQQVLAPKTSDITGYNDTLKGKKVCSAAGSTAETALKENSFGADIRTTVPNQLDCLVRLQLGEVDAVVTDSALAAGQAAQDPTVELKGAEPFTTEYYGVAMKKDADDLVRRVNDVLDDFRKDKDGWRASYDKWLADDLGDSAGPPKPKYKD, encoded by the coding sequence ATGCGTACGCGACCTGGCGAGAAGGAACAGCACGTGGCCGCGGCGACCCGGTACGCACGGCGCCCGCGCCGCGGCCTCGCGGTCCTGCGCGGCTGGGGCGGGGTCGCCTCGATGGCCCTCGCCTGTCTGCTCGCGATCGCCCTGGTCCTCGCACTGCCGCAGCTGCGCGGCGGCAACGGCGCGGGCAGCGGCGGCGGTTCGGCCGACGCGGACCGGCTGACGCAGGCCGCGCCCGCGCGCGCCGACGAGTGCGAAGCGCCCGAGCGCAGCCTGCGGCCCGACACCAAGGACGGGCCGACGCTGGAGAAGATCAAGCAGCGCAAGGTCAAGAAGCTCGTCGTCGGCGTCGACCAGAACAGCTACCGCTGGGGCTATCGCGACCCCAACAAGGGCGTCGGCAAACTGGAGGGCTTCGACATCGACCTGGCGCACGAGATCGCGGAGCGGCTGCTCGGCGACCGCGACGCCGTGGTGTTCCGCGCGATCCCCACCAACCAGCGCGTCCCCGCGATCCAGAGCGGCCAGGTCGACATGATCGTGCGCACGATGACCATCAACTGCGACCGCATCAAGGACGTCGCCTTCTCCACGGCGTACTTCGAGACCGGCCAGCAGGTCCTCGCCCCGAAGACCTCCGACATCACGGGCTACAACGACACGCTGAAGGGCAAGAAGGTCTGCTCCGCCGCGGGCTCCACGGCGGAGACGGCGCTCAAGGAGAACAGCTTCGGTGCCGACATCAGGACCACGGTGCCGAACCAACTCGACTGCCTGGTAAGGCTCCAGCTCGGCGAGGTGGACGCGGTGGTCACCGACAGCGCGCTCGCCGCGGGCCAGGCCGCGCAGGACCCGACGGTGGAGCTGAAGGGGGCCGAGCCGTTCACCACCGAGTACTACGGCGTGGCGATGAAGAAGGACGCGGACGACCTGGTGCGGCGCGTGAACGACGTACTGGACGACTTCCGCAAGGACAAGGACGGCTGGCGCGCCTCGTACGACAAGTGGCTCGCCGACGACCTCGGCGACTCGGCGGGGCCGCCGAAGCCGAAGTACAAGGACTGA
- a CDS encoding N-acetylglucosamine kinase, producing MGLSRPHGADPSASASLLAIDAGNSKTDVAVVTAAGEVVGAARGGGFQPPLVGVETAVDTLAEAVTAALGAAGPTSVGHVSACLANADLPVEERELAAALRRRGWSTSVDVRNDTFAILRAGLVEDAEPRGVAVVCGAGINCVGMLPDGRTARFPAIGKISGDWGGGGHLAQEALWHAARAEDGRGGPTALMTALPAHFGLPSMYALIEALHLGHIKPARQHELTPVLFATAATGDRIACSLVDRMAEEVVAMSTVALTRLDLLDEAAPVLLGGSVLAARHPRLDDTIRTLLAERAPKATPRVVTESPVLGAILLGLDELGAPAGAHARARAHYSSDG from the coding sequence GTGGGCCTGAGCAGACCGCACGGCGCGGACCCTTCGGCGTCCGCGTCCCTGCTCGCCATCGACGCGGGCAACAGCAAGACCGACGTCGCGGTGGTCACGGCGGCCGGCGAGGTCGTCGGCGCGGCCCGCGGGGGCGGCTTCCAGCCCCCGCTGGTCGGCGTGGAGACCGCCGTGGACACCCTCGCCGAGGCGGTCACCGCCGCCCTCGGCGCGGCCGGTCCCACCTCGGTCGGGCACGTCTCCGCGTGTCTGGCCAACGCCGATCTCCCGGTGGAGGAACGGGAGTTGGCGGCCGCGCTGCGGCGGCGCGGCTGGAGCACCAGCGTGGACGTCCGCAACGACACCTTCGCGATCCTCAGGGCGGGCCTGGTCGAGGACGCCGAGCCGCGCGGGGTCGCGGTGGTGTGCGGGGCGGGCATCAACTGCGTGGGCATGCTGCCGGACGGCCGCACGGCCCGCTTCCCCGCGATCGGCAAGATCTCCGGCGACTGGGGCGGCGGCGGCCACCTCGCCCAGGAGGCGCTGTGGCACGCGGCCCGCGCGGAGGACGGCAGGGGCGGCCCCACGGCCCTCATGACCGCCCTGCCCGCGCACTTCGGCCTGCCGTCCATGTACGCCCTCATCGAGGCCCTGCACCTCGGCCACATCAAGCCCGCCCGCCAGCACGAGCTGACCCCCGTCCTGTTCGCCACGGCGGCCACCGGCGACCGGATCGCCTGCTCCCTGGTCGACCGCATGGCCGAGGAGGTCGTGGCGATGTCCACCGTGGCCCTCACCCGCCTCGACCTCCTCGACGAGGCGGCCCCCGTCCTCCTCGGCGGCAGCGTCCTGGCGGCCCGCCACCCCCGCCTCGACGACACCATCCGCACCCTCCTCGCCGAACGCGCCCCCAAGGCGACCCCCCGCGTGGTGACGGAGAGCCCGGTCCTGGGCGCGATCCTCCTGGGCCTGGACGAACTGGGCGCACCAGCGGGGGCGCACGCACGGGCACGGGCGCACTACAGCTCCGACGGGTAG
- a CDS encoding 6-phospho-beta-glucosidase: MKLAVVGGGSTYTPELIDGFARLRDTLPIEELVLVDPAADRLELVGGLARRIFAKQDHPGRIVTTSDVDAGVADADAVLLQLRVGGQAARQQDETWPLDCGCVGQETTGAGGLAKALRTVPVVLDIAERVRRTNPNAWIIDFTNPVGIVTRALLQAGHKAVGLCNVAIGFQRKFAAHLGVDPGQVHLDHVGLNHLTWELGVRLGGPGGENVLPKLLAEHGEAVAEDLHMPQSLVDRLGVVPSYYLRYYYQHDAVVRELRTKPSRAAEVAAMEEQLLKMYGDPALDEKPELLAKRGGAFYSEAAVDLAASLLSGSGSPYQVVNTHNNGTLPFLPDDAVIEVQASVDGSGAKPLPVPTLDPLFSGLIANVTAYEDLALHAALHGGRDRVFKALLAHPLVGQYEYAEKLTDDLLAHNREHLAWA; the protein is encoded by the coding sequence ATGAAGCTCGCAGTGGTCGGCGGAGGCTCGACCTACACACCCGAACTCATCGACGGATTCGCGCGGCTGAGGGACACCCTGCCGATCGAGGAGCTCGTCCTCGTCGACCCGGCGGCCGACCGCCTGGAGCTGGTCGGCGGCCTCGCCCGCCGCATCTTCGCCAAGCAGGACCACCCGGGCCGCATCGTCACCACGTCCGACGTGGACGCGGGCGTCGCCGACGCCGACGCGGTCCTGCTCCAGCTGCGCGTCGGCGGCCAGGCGGCCCGGCAGCAGGACGAGACGTGGCCCCTCGACTGCGGCTGCGTCGGCCAGGAGACCACCGGCGCGGGCGGCCTCGCCAAGGCGCTGCGCACGGTCCCCGTCGTCCTCGACATCGCCGAACGCGTCCGCCGCACCAACCCGAACGCGTGGATCATCGACTTCACCAACCCCGTCGGCATCGTCACCCGCGCCCTGCTCCAGGCCGGGCACAAGGCCGTCGGCCTGTGCAACGTCGCCATCGGCTTCCAGCGGAAGTTCGCCGCGCACCTGGGCGTCGACCCCGGCCAGGTGCACCTGGACCACGTCGGCCTCAACCACCTCACCTGGGAGCTGGGCGTGCGCCTCGGCGGCCCCGGCGGCGAGAACGTGCTGCCGAAGCTGCTCGCCGAGCACGGCGAGGCCGTCGCCGAGGACCTGCACATGCCGCAGTCCCTCGTCGACCGCCTCGGCGTCGTCCCGTCGTACTACCTGCGCTACTACTACCAGCACGACGCGGTCGTACGGGAGCTGCGCACCAAGCCCTCGCGCGCCGCCGAAGTGGCCGCGATGGAGGAGCAGTTGCTGAAGATGTACGGCGACCCGGCGCTCGACGAGAAGCCGGAGCTGCTGGCCAAGCGCGGCGGCGCCTTCTACTCGGAGGCGGCGGTCGACCTCGCCGCCTCTCTCCTCAGCGGTAGCGGCAGCCCGTACCAGGTGGTCAACACCCACAACAACGGCACCCTGCCCTTCCTCCCCGACGACGCGGTCATCGAGGTCCAGGCGTCCGTGGACGGATCCGGCGCGAAGCCCCTGCCCGTCCCGACCCTCGACCCGCTCTTCTCCGGCCTGATCGCGAACGTCACCGCCTACGAGGACCTGGCGCTGCACGCCGCCCTGCACGGCGGCCGCGACCGCGTCTTCAAGGCGCTGCTCGCCCACCCGCTGGTGGGTCAGTACGAGTACGCGGAGAAGCTCACGGACGACCTCCTCGCACACAACCGGGAGCACCTGGCGTGGGCCTGA